Proteins found in one Cricetulus griseus strain 17A/GY chromosome X, alternate assembly CriGri-PICRH-1.0, whole genome shotgun sequence genomic segment:
- the LOC100767892 gene encoding spindlin-4, which produces MSPPTVPPTGVDGVSAYLMKKRHTHKKQRRKPTFLTHRNIVGCRIQHGWKEGNEPVEQWKGTVLEQVSVKPTLYIIKYDGKDSVYGLELHRDKRVLALEVLPERVPSPRVDSRLADSLVGKAVGHVFEGEHGKKDEWKGMVLARAPIMDTWFYITYEKDPVLYMYTLLDDYKDGDLRIIPDSNYYFPTAEQEPGEVLDSLVGKQVEHAKDDGSKRTGIFIHQVVAKPSVYFIKFDDDIHIYVYGLVKTP; this is translated from the coding sequence ATGTCTCCTCCGACTGTGCCTCCTACTGGGGTAGATGGTGTGTCCGCTTACCTGATGAAAAAGAGGCACACTCACAAGAAGCAGCGGCGTAAGCCCACTTTCCTCACTCATAGGAACATCGTGGGCTGCCGCATTCAACACGGCTGGAAAGAAGGCAATGAGCCAGTGGAGCAATGGAAGGGGACTGTGCTTGAGCAGGTTTCCGTGAAGCCCACTCTGTATATAATCAAATATGATGGCAAAGACAGTGTGTACGGACTAGAACTGCACCGAGACAAGAGAGTTTTAGCGCTAGAAGTGCTTCCTGAGAGAGTTCCTTCTCCTCGCGTTGATTCTCGCCTGGCAGATTCCCTGGTTGGGAAGGCAGTGGGACATGTGTTCGAAGGTGAGCATGGCAAGAAAGACGAGTGGAAGGGTATGGTGTTGGCGCGAGCCCCCATAATGGATACTTGGTTTTACATCACCTACGAGAAGGATCCGGTCCTCTACATGTACACCTTGCTGGATGACTACAAAGATGGTGACCTGCGTATCATTCCAGATTCCAACTACTATTTCCCTACAGCAGAGCAGGAGCCCGGCGAGGTGCTCGACAGTCTTGTGGGCAAGCAGGTGGAACACGCCAAAGACGACGGATCCAAAAGAACTGGCATTTTTATCCATCAGGTGGTGGCCAAGCCATCTGTCTACTTCATAAAGTTTGATGATGACATTCACATTTACGTCTATGGTTTGGTGAAAACCCCGTAA